A genomic stretch from Suncus etruscus isolate mSunEtr1 chromosome 17, mSunEtr1.pri.cur, whole genome shotgun sequence includes:
- the LDB1 gene encoding LIM domain-binding protein 1 isoform X2 — translation MSVGCACPGCSSKSFKLYSPKEPPNGNAFPPFHPGTMLDRDVGPTPMYPPAYLEPGIGRHTPYGNQTDYRIFELNKRLQNWTEECDNLWWDAFTTEFFEDDAMLTITFCLEDGPKRYTIGRTLIPRYFRSIFEGGATELYYVLKHPKEAFHSNFVSLDCDQGSMVTQHGKPMFTQVCVEGRLYLEFMFDDMMRIKTWHFSIRQHRELIPRSILAMHAQDPQMLDQLSKNITRCGLSNSTLNYLRLCVILEPMQELMSRHKTYSLSPRDCLKTCLFQKWQRMVAPPAEPARQQPSKRRKRKMSGGSTMSSGGGNTNNSNSKKKSPASTFALSSQDVMVVGEPTLMGGEFGDEDERLITRLENTQFDAANGIDDEDSFNNSPALGANSPWNSKPPSSQESKSENPTSQASQ, via the exons ATGTCAGTGGGCTGTGCCTGTCCTG gTTGTTCCTCAAAGTCATTCAAGCTGTACTCGCCGAAGGAGCCCCCGAACGGAAACgccttccctcccttccatcccgGCACCATGCTAGATCGGGATGTGGG CCCAACTCCCATGTACCCGCCTGCATACCTGGAGCCTGGGATTGG GAGGCATACACCATATGGCAACCAAACTGATTACAGAATATTTGAGCTTAACAAGCGGCTTCAAAATTGGACAGAG GAATGTGACAATCTCTGGTGGGATGCTTTCACAACGGAGTTCTTCGAGGACGATGCCATGTTAACCATCACTTTCTGCCTGGAGGATGGACCAAAGAGATACA CCATTGGACGGACCCTGATTCCTCGTTACTTCCGAAGCATCTTTGAAGGGGGTGCTACAGAGCTATATTATGTGCTTAAGCACCCCAAGGAGGCATTCCACAGCAATTTTGTGTCTCTCGACTGTGACCAGGGCAGCATGGTGACCCAGCACGGCAAACCTATGTTCACTCAG GTGTGCGTAGAGGGCCGGTTGTACCTGGAGTTCATGTTTGACGATATGATGCGGATAAAGACATGGCACTTCAGCATCCGGCAGCACCGAGAGCTCATCCCCCGAAGCATCCTTGCCATGCAT GCCCAGGACCCTCAGATGTTGGATCAGCTTTCCAAAAACATTACCCGATGTGGGCTGTCCAATTCCACTCTCAACTACCTCCGA CTCTGTGTGATACTCGAGCCCATGCAGGAGCTCATGTCCCGCCACAAGACCTACAGCCTCAGCCCCCGTGACTGCCTCAAGACCTGCCTTTTCCAGAAGTGGCAGCGCATGGTTGCGCCCCCCG CGGAGCCTGCACGGCAGCAACCCAGCAAACGGCGGAAACGGAAGATGTCAGGGGGCAGCACCATGAGCTCGGGGGGTGGcaacaccaacaacagcaacagcaagaAGAAAAGCCCAGCCAGCACCTTCGCCCTCTCCAGCCAG GATGTGATGGTGGTGGGGGAGCCCACCCTGATGGGCGGGGAGTTCGGGGACGAGGACGAGAGGCTCATCACCCGGCTGGAGAACACCCAGTTTGACGCGGCCAACGGCATTGACGACGAGGACAGCTTTAACAACTCCCCCGCCCTGGGCGCCAACAGCCCCTGGAACAGCAAGCCCCCGTCCAGCCAGGAAAGCAAATCGGAGAACCCCACATCCCAGGCCTCCCAGTGA
- the LDB1 gene encoding LIM domain-binding protein 1 isoform X1 yields the protein MSVGCACPGCSSKSFKLYSPKEPPNGNAFPPFHPGTMLDRDVGPTPMYPPAYLEPGIGRHTPYGNQTDYRIFELNKRLQNWTEECDNLWWDAFTTEFFEDDAMLTITFCLEDGPKRYTIGRTLIPRYFRSIFEGGATELYYVLKHPKEAFHSNFVSLDCDQGSMVTQHGKPMFTQVCVEGRLYLEFMFDDMMRIKTWHFSIRQHRELIPRSILAMHAQDPQMLDQLSKNITRCGLSNSTLNYLRLCVILEPMQELMSRHKTYSLSPRDCLKTCLFQKWQRMVAPPAEPARQQPSKRRKRKMSGGSTMSSGGGNTNNSNSKKKSPASTFALSSQVPDVMVVGEPTLMGGEFGDEDERLITRLENTQFDAANGIDDEDSFNNSPALGANSPWNSKPPSSQESKSENPTSQASQ from the exons ATGTCAGTGGGCTGTGCCTGTCCTG gTTGTTCCTCAAAGTCATTCAAGCTGTACTCGCCGAAGGAGCCCCCGAACGGAAACgccttccctcccttccatcccgGCACCATGCTAGATCGGGATGTGGG CCCAACTCCCATGTACCCGCCTGCATACCTGGAGCCTGGGATTGG GAGGCATACACCATATGGCAACCAAACTGATTACAGAATATTTGAGCTTAACAAGCGGCTTCAAAATTGGACAGAG GAATGTGACAATCTCTGGTGGGATGCTTTCACAACGGAGTTCTTCGAGGACGATGCCATGTTAACCATCACTTTCTGCCTGGAGGATGGACCAAAGAGATACA CCATTGGACGGACCCTGATTCCTCGTTACTTCCGAAGCATCTTTGAAGGGGGTGCTACAGAGCTATATTATGTGCTTAAGCACCCCAAGGAGGCATTCCACAGCAATTTTGTGTCTCTCGACTGTGACCAGGGCAGCATGGTGACCCAGCACGGCAAACCTATGTTCACTCAG GTGTGCGTAGAGGGCCGGTTGTACCTGGAGTTCATGTTTGACGATATGATGCGGATAAAGACATGGCACTTCAGCATCCGGCAGCACCGAGAGCTCATCCCCCGAAGCATCCTTGCCATGCAT GCCCAGGACCCTCAGATGTTGGATCAGCTTTCCAAAAACATTACCCGATGTGGGCTGTCCAATTCCACTCTCAACTACCTCCGA CTCTGTGTGATACTCGAGCCCATGCAGGAGCTCATGTCCCGCCACAAGACCTACAGCCTCAGCCCCCGTGACTGCCTCAAGACCTGCCTTTTCCAGAAGTGGCAGCGCATGGTTGCGCCCCCCG CGGAGCCTGCACGGCAGCAACCCAGCAAACGGCGGAAACGGAAGATGTCAGGGGGCAGCACCATGAGCTCGGGGGGTGGcaacaccaacaacagcaacagcaagaAGAAAAGCCCAGCCAGCACCTTCGCCCTCTCCAGCCAGGTACCT GATGTGATGGTGGTGGGGGAGCCCACCCTGATGGGCGGGGAGTTCGGGGACGAGGACGAGAGGCTCATCACCCGGCTGGAGAACACCCAGTTTGACGCGGCCAACGGCATTGACGACGAGGACAGCTTTAACAACTCCCCCGCCCTGGGCGCCAACAGCCCCTGGAACAGCAAGCCCCCGTCCAGCCAGGAAAGCAAATCGGAGAACCCCACATCCCAGGCCTCCCAGTGA
- the LDB1 gene encoding LIM domain-binding protein 1 isoform X3 produces MLDRDVGPTPMYPPAYLEPGIGRHTPYGNQTDYRIFELNKRLQNWTEECDNLWWDAFTTEFFEDDAMLTITFCLEDGPKRYTIGRTLIPRYFRSIFEGGATELYYVLKHPKEAFHSNFVSLDCDQGSMVTQHGKPMFTQVCVEGRLYLEFMFDDMMRIKTWHFSIRQHRELIPRSILAMHAQDPQMLDQLSKNITRCGLSNSTLNYLRLCVILEPMQELMSRHKTYSLSPRDCLKTCLFQKWQRMVAPPAEPARQQPSKRRKRKMSGGSTMSSGGGNTNNSNSKKKSPASTFALSSQVPDVMVVGEPTLMGGEFGDEDERLITRLENTQFDAANGIDDEDSFNNSPALGANSPWNSKPPSSQESKSENPTSQASQ; encoded by the exons ATGCTAGATCGGGATGTGGG CCCAACTCCCATGTACCCGCCTGCATACCTGGAGCCTGGGATTGG GAGGCATACACCATATGGCAACCAAACTGATTACAGAATATTTGAGCTTAACAAGCGGCTTCAAAATTGGACAGAG GAATGTGACAATCTCTGGTGGGATGCTTTCACAACGGAGTTCTTCGAGGACGATGCCATGTTAACCATCACTTTCTGCCTGGAGGATGGACCAAAGAGATACA CCATTGGACGGACCCTGATTCCTCGTTACTTCCGAAGCATCTTTGAAGGGGGTGCTACAGAGCTATATTATGTGCTTAAGCACCCCAAGGAGGCATTCCACAGCAATTTTGTGTCTCTCGACTGTGACCAGGGCAGCATGGTGACCCAGCACGGCAAACCTATGTTCACTCAG GTGTGCGTAGAGGGCCGGTTGTACCTGGAGTTCATGTTTGACGATATGATGCGGATAAAGACATGGCACTTCAGCATCCGGCAGCACCGAGAGCTCATCCCCCGAAGCATCCTTGCCATGCAT GCCCAGGACCCTCAGATGTTGGATCAGCTTTCCAAAAACATTACCCGATGTGGGCTGTCCAATTCCACTCTCAACTACCTCCGA CTCTGTGTGATACTCGAGCCCATGCAGGAGCTCATGTCCCGCCACAAGACCTACAGCCTCAGCCCCCGTGACTGCCTCAAGACCTGCCTTTTCCAGAAGTGGCAGCGCATGGTTGCGCCCCCCG CGGAGCCTGCACGGCAGCAACCCAGCAAACGGCGGAAACGGAAGATGTCAGGGGGCAGCACCATGAGCTCGGGGGGTGGcaacaccaacaacagcaacagcaagaAGAAAAGCCCAGCCAGCACCTTCGCCCTCTCCAGCCAGGTACCT GATGTGATGGTGGTGGGGGAGCCCACCCTGATGGGCGGGGAGTTCGGGGACGAGGACGAGAGGCTCATCACCCGGCTGGAGAACACCCAGTTTGACGCGGCCAACGGCATTGACGACGAGGACAGCTTTAACAACTCCCCCGCCCTGGGCGCCAACAGCCCCTGGAACAGCAAGCCCCCGTCCAGCCAGGAAAGCAAATCGGAGAACCCCACATCCCAGGCCTCCCAGTGA